The Oreochromis niloticus isolate F11D_XX linkage group LG13, O_niloticus_UMD_NMBU, whole genome shotgun sequence genome has a window encoding:
- the mcmbp gene encoding mini-chromosome maintenance complex-binding protein, with protein MPSTHDWINDPFGVVEGMFAASQSDPNSGWEARAVEFFKDRLKEKDAHTLVPSLNDIPMHYLKPNSLVKFRCFIQDMFDPEFYMGVYETVDPATQAKTLRCGKYKDVTECGVDFNSKNTVTAERQTFYCVPIPGENPWVKERYANSSQARVVPSTSYVPSRQKRSYEEDDDMDDMDTQPQKQREAHAGPQSPTEHHGNGDCKRQETEAPSSQTTSASHLDLNFPLPGEKGPSCLVKVYKDWDSFKLNDMLEVYGILSVSPALSALADEKDASSSLVDPTECMETAEEQRVHCPPASLVPRLHMLYAKQLQHNNPLLPSAATSEDNSAFLASTLSEMPSVREELLAYLTHVLLGDALAAEYLILHLISNVYVRRDVLPLGKFTLNMSGCPTVASYTERLYQIIQQLVPSSHYLGMSLQNMNQMRLVPKKDYVANRLVSGALQLAKNTSLYLDETQLEQGQLDTTGVRNVTALGNLISWQKVDYDFNYHQMEFPCNINVLIASEGRSLLPSDCQIHLQTQVAPSHLEEYLSTMHMLSQASSQLNKFRIYLSVARLLDYSISDEVTKSVEDDFVDMRKDDPQSISAEDLHRMLVVARLLSLSQGQTSLSRDSWLRAKHIEALRRSRMEQHKCVNGNEP; from the exons ATGCCTTCCACACATGACTGGATTAACGACCCCTTTGGTGTTGTTGAGGGGATGTTTG CTGCTTCCCAGAGTGATCCAAACTCTGGCTGGGAGGCGAGAGCCGTGGAGTTCTTCAAAGATCGGCTGAAAGAGAAGGACGCTCACACCTTG GTCCCATCTCTCAACGACATCCCCATGCATTACCTGAAGCCCAACAGCCTCGTGAAATTTCGCTGTTTCATCCAAGACATGTTTGATCCAGAGTTCTACATGGGAGTCTATGAGACTGTCGATCCAGCCACACAGGCTAAA ACGTTGCGATGTGGGAAGTATAAAGACGTGACAGAATGCGGG GTGGATTTTAACTCTAAAAACACCGTGACTGCAGAACGACAGACTTTCTACTGTGTGCCAATCCCTGGAGAAAACCCCTGGGTCAAAGAG AGGTATGCCAACAGCAGCCAAGCAAGAGTGGTGCCTTCCACCTCGTACGTGCCAAGCAGACAGAAACGAAGCTACGAGGAAGACGACGACATGGACGACATGGACACGCAGCCACAGAAGCAGAGGGAAGCGCACGCTG GTCCTCAGAGTCCCACAGAACATCACGGCAACGGCGACTGTAAGCGGCAGGAGACAGAAGCTCCTTCCAGCCAGACGACATCTGCCTCCCACCTCGACCTCAACTTCCCCCTGCCGGGAGAGAAAGGCCCTTCCTGCCTAGTCAAG GTCTACAAGGACTGGGACAGCTTCAAACTGAACGACATGCTTGAGGTCTACGGGATCCTCTCCGTCAGTCCCGCTCTCAGCGCCTTAGCCGACGAGAA AGACGCCTCTTCAAGCCTGGTGGATCCCACTGAGTGCATGGAGACGGCGGAGGAGCAGAGGGTGCATTGCCCGCCAGCCTCGCTCGTTCCACGCCTCCACATGCTCTACGCCAAGCAGCTGCAGCACAACAACCCCCTGCTGCCCTCTGCCGCCACCTCGGAGGACAACAGTGCTT TTTTAGCTTCGACTCTGAGCGAGATGCCctctgtcagagaagagctgctCGCATACTTGACTCATGTCCTCCTGGGTGATGCTCTTGCAGCCGAGTACCTCATTCTGCATCTCATTTCTAACGT gTACGTGAGACGGGACGTCCTCCCGCTGGGCAAGTTTACCTTGAACATGAGTGGCTGTCCTACTGTTGCCTCATACACTGAGCGCCTTTATCAGATCATCCAGCAGCTTGTGCCTTCT TCACACTACCTGGGCATGAGCCTCCAGAACATGAACCAGATGCGGTTGGTGCCTAAGAAGGACTATGTGGCAAACCGGCTGGTGAGCGGCGCCCTGCAGCTGGCCAAAAACACTTCCCTCTACCTAGATGAAACACAGCTGGAGCAGGGACAGCTGGATACAACAG GTGTGCGTAACGTCACAGCCTTGGGGAACCTGATCTCGTGGCAGAAGGTTGATTATGACTTTAACTACCATCAGATGGAATTCCCCTGCAATATTAACGTGCTCATCGCGTCAGAGGGCCGCTCGCTGCTGCCG TCTGACTGTCAGATACACCTGCAGACTCAGGTCGCTCCATCCCACCTGGAGGAGTATCTCAGCACCATGCACATGCTTTCTCAGGCCTCATCACAGCTCAACAAGTTCAGAATCTACCTGAGTGTGGCTCGGCTGCTCGACTACAGTATCTCAGATGAAGTGACAAAG TCAGTTGAAGATGACTTTGTAGACATGAGGAAGGATGACCCCCAGAGTATATCAGCCGAGGACCTGCACAGGATGCTCGTTGTGGCGAG GTTGTTGTCTCTGAGCCAGGGTCAGACCTCGCTGTCCAGAGACAGCTGGCTCCGAGCCAAACACATCGAGGCGCTGCGGAGGAGCCGGATGGAGCAGCACAAGTGTGTCAACGGCAACGAGCCGTGA
- the sec23ip gene encoding SEC23-interacting protein isoform X2, giving the protein MADRKNNNAPNTSANLLFSAAPEFNFNLPFMPVSQATGPAVLSGDDSTDVGEEDSFVGQTSGNGHPPSTFSYFSSPITSTDPFASIGQSPCPPTVLSAAPTTTGHVSVPSSISMVPPQPPPASSQINPTPPMFGSAVYQSPMGRHTPPPTTMTPPPPQMQPQSHNPYRHTPTSSRASPYIPAPEILPPTHTPQQNPYLVSSPPQTFPPSGPMYTKPPPTQIQGPPPPLPATTTGAVVPAVPMMPYNYNVYEPVQPHWFYCKQVESKSVWLPFSIFDSLQLEETYNSVQPDPESVIVRTDGGRYDVQLYDRIRTAVYWEEEPTEVRRCTWFYKGDTDSRFIPYSEEFSDKLEAEYKKAVSTNQWHRRLEFPSGETIVMHNPKVIVQFQPSCVPDEWGTTQDGQTRPRVVKRGIDDDHDEVPDGELSTVDHLVFMVHGIGPVCDLRFRSMIECVDDFRNVSLKLLQSHFKKSLDEHAISRVEFLPVQWHTALHGDATGVDRRIKKITLPSTGRLRHFTNETLLDVLFYNSPTYCQTIMDTVAQEINRLYALFMERNPDFRGAVSVAGHSLGSLILFDLLSNQKNASPGGAMPTMPAANGEVKQVTAPVAQENSAVTPPAVEEQPREDGEEFEDLAAMLEHLGLSEYKSTFDEEKIDIESFLMCTIEDLKEMGIPLGPRKKIAKFVKERVNKQAARQAAQENKKEVKEVTQTAAPPPAAATSAAEVPSHPTVKKLPVGSTVSSVHVDYNYFEVGTGQVSVIYHTLDFEPVNFFALGSPIGMFLTVRGLEKIEEAYQLPTCKGFFNIYHPLDPVAYRIEPMIMPDLDLKPVLIPHHKGRKRLHLELKESLSRMGSDLKQGFISSLRTAWQTLNDFARAHTSNAQLQAQLAIVANQIEEEEKQQVHEEHKIPDNPELQKEDDESQVKIGMLNGGNRIDYVLQEKPIESFNEYLFALQSHLCYWQSEDTALLILKEIYKTMGIHPEQMAH; this is encoded by the exons ATGGCAgatagaaaaaataataatgctccAAACACCAGTGCAAATTTACTATTCAGCGCCGCTCCGGAGTTTAACTTCAATTTGCCTTTCATGCCAGTGAGTCAGGCCACTGGTCCGGCGGTGCTGTCAGGAG ATGACTCCACTGATGTTGGAGAAGAAGACAGCTTTGTAGGTCAGACGTCTGGGAATGGACATCCCCCATCTACGTTCAGCTACTTCTCCAGTCCCATAACCAGTACTGACCCATTTGCATCCATAGGCCAGTCTCCATGCCCCCCGACAGTGCTGTCTGCAGCCCCGACCACAACAGGACACGTTTCTGTTCCCAGCAGTATCAGCATGGTTCCACCACAACCCCCACCTGCCAGCTCACAAATTAACCCTACTCCTCCGATGTTTGGTAGTGCAGTTTACCAGAGCCCCATGGGGCGTCACACTCCTCCCCCTACCACAATGACCCCACCGCCTCCCCAGATGCAGCCGCAGAGCCACAACCCGTACAGACACACCCCCACCAGCAGCAGAGCTAGTCCTTATATCCCAGCTCCGGAAATCCTGCCACCAACGCACACGCCTCAGCAGAATCCCTACTTGGTCAGCTCACCACCGCAAACGTTCCCCCCATCAGGACCCATGTATACAAAG CCTCCTCCCACACAGATTCAGGGCCCTCCACCTCCACTTCCAGCCACCACAACTGGAGCCGTCGTTCCTGCTGTTCCCATGATGCCGTACAACTACAACGTCTATGAGCCAGTTCAGCCTCACTGGTTCTACTGCAAGCAGGTGGAGTCAAAAAGCGTCTGGCTTCCTTTCAGTATCTTTGACTCCCTTCAGCTTGAGGAGACGTACAACTCTG tTCAACCAGATCCAGAAAGTGTGATCGTACGCACGGACGGAGGGAGGTATGACGTGCAGCTTTATGACCGCATACGGACTGCAGTGTACTGGGAGGAGGAACCTACAGAGGTCCGACGCTGCACCTGGTTCTACAAAGGAGATACAGATAGTCGCTTTATTCCTTACTCTGAGGAGTTCAGCGATAAGCTCGAG GCTGAATATAAGAAAGCTGTGTCTACCAACCAGTGGCACCGCAGGCTGGAGTTCCCCTCAGGGGAAACTATTGTGATGCACAATCCAAAG GTCATAGTGCAATTTCAGCCCTCCTGCGTACCAGATGAGTGGGGCACAACTCAGGACGGGCAGACCAGACCCAGAGTGGTGAAGAGAGGGATCGATGATGACCACGATGAAGTGCCTGATG GTGAGCTCTCAACGGTGGATCATCTTGTGTTCATGGTTCATGGAATTGGCCCCGTGTGTGACTTGAGATTTCGGAGCATGATTGAGTGTG TGGACGACTTCCGTAATGTGtcgctgaagctgctgcagagccATTTTAAGAAATCCCTGGATGAGCACGCTATCAGCAGAGTGGAGTTTTTGCCTGTGCAGTGGCACACGGCTTTACATGGAGATGCCACAGGGGTGGACAG GAGGATAAAGAAGATCACTTTGCCCAGCACCGGGCGTTTACGTCACTTTACCAATGAGACCTTGTTAGATGTGCTTTTCTACAACAGTCCCACTTACTGCCAGACCATCATGGACACTGTTGCTCAAGAGATTAACCGACTCTATGCCCTGTTCATGGAGAGGAACCCGGACTTCAGAGGTGCAGTGTCAGTGGCAGGACACAGCTTAg GTTCTTTGATTCTCTTTGATCTGCTTTCAAATCAGAAGAATGCCTCACCCGGAGGGGCCATGCCAACCATGCCTGCTGCTAACGGAGAGGTCAAACAG GTGACGGCCCCCGTTGCACAGGAAAATAGTGCCGTCACGCCTCCAGCTGTGGAGGAGCAGCCCAGAGAGGATGGGGAGGAGTTTGAGGATCTTGCTGCTATGCTGGAACATCTGGGCCTGTCTGAATACAAGAGTACCTTTGATGAGGAGAAGATTGACATTGAATCTTTT CTTATGTGCACGATTGAGGACCTGAAGGAGATGGGTATCCCACTTGGTCCCAGGAAAAAAATTGCCAAATTTGTCAAAGAAAGAGTGAATAAGCAG GCTGCACGTCAGGCAGCTCAGGAGAACAAAAAAGAGGTCAAAGAGGTCACTCAGACTGCAGCACCTCCACCAGCAGCTGCAACATCAGCAGCTGAAGTTCCCTCTCATCCTACTGTGAAGAAGCTTCCAGTGGGCAGCACCGTCTCCTCTGTCCATGTGGACTACAATTACTTTGAAGTTGGAACGGGGCAG GTGTCTGTCATCTACCACACTCTGGACTTTGAGCCTGTGAATTTCTTTGCCTTGGGTTCTCCAATCGGCATGTTCCTGACTGTACGAGGACTTGAGAAGATCGAAGAGGCATACCAGCTGCCCACATGCAAGGGATTCTTCAATATTTATCATcca CTGGACCCAGTGGCTTACAGGATTGAGCCCATGATAATGCCAGACCTGGACTTGAAGCCTGTTTTGATCCCACATCACAAAGGACGGAAGAGGCTTCATCTTG agctaAAGGAGTCTCTCTCCAGGATGGGCTCTGACCTGAAGCAGGGCTTCATCAGCTCCTTGAGGACTGCCTGGCAGACCCTCAATGACTTTGCTCGTGCTCACACCTCGAACGCCCAACTTCAGGCCCAGCTGGCCATCGTGGCCAATCAGATCgaagaggaagaaaagcaaCAAGTGCACGAGG AGCATAAGATTCCAGACAACCCTGAGCTTCAAAAAGAAGACGACGAGTCTCAGGTGAAGATCGGGATGTTAAACGGAGGGAATCGCATCGACTACGTCCTGCAGGAGAAGCCCATCGAGAGTTTCAACGAGTATTTGTTTGCCCTCCAGAGTCACCTCTGCTACTG GCAATCTGAAGAcacagctctgctcattctcaAAGAGATCTACAAGACCATGGGGATCCATCCAGAACAGATGGCACATTAA
- the sec23ip gene encoding SEC23-interacting protein isoform X1 encodes MADRKNNNAPNTSANLLFSAAPEFNFNLPFMPVSQATGPAVLSGVDDSTDVGEEDSFVGQTSGNGHPPSTFSYFSSPITSTDPFASIGQSPCPPTVLSAAPTTTGHVSVPSSISMVPPQPPPASSQINPTPPMFGSAVYQSPMGRHTPPPTTMTPPPPQMQPQSHNPYRHTPTSSRASPYIPAPEILPPTHTPQQNPYLVSSPPQTFPPSGPMYTKPPPTQIQGPPPPLPATTTGAVVPAVPMMPYNYNVYEPVQPHWFYCKQVESKSVWLPFSIFDSLQLEETYNSVQPDPESVIVRTDGGRYDVQLYDRIRTAVYWEEEPTEVRRCTWFYKGDTDSRFIPYSEEFSDKLEAEYKKAVSTNQWHRRLEFPSGETIVMHNPKVIVQFQPSCVPDEWGTTQDGQTRPRVVKRGIDDDHDEVPDGELSTVDHLVFMVHGIGPVCDLRFRSMIECVDDFRNVSLKLLQSHFKKSLDEHAISRVEFLPVQWHTALHGDATGVDRRIKKITLPSTGRLRHFTNETLLDVLFYNSPTYCQTIMDTVAQEINRLYALFMERNPDFRGAVSVAGHSLGSLILFDLLSNQKNASPGGAMPTMPAANGEVKQVTAPVAQENSAVTPPAVEEQPREDGEEFEDLAAMLEHLGLSEYKSTFDEEKIDIESFLMCTIEDLKEMGIPLGPRKKIAKFVKERVNKQAARQAAQENKKEVKEVTQTAAPPPAAATSAAEVPSHPTVKKLPVGSTVSSVHVDYNYFEVGTGQVSVIYHTLDFEPVNFFALGSPIGMFLTVRGLEKIEEAYQLPTCKGFFNIYHPLDPVAYRIEPMIMPDLDLKPVLIPHHKGRKRLHLELKESLSRMGSDLKQGFISSLRTAWQTLNDFARAHTSNAQLQAQLAIVANQIEEEEKQQVHEEHKIPDNPELQKEDDESQVKIGMLNGGNRIDYVLQEKPIESFNEYLFALQSHLCYWQSEDTALLILKEIYKTMGIHPEQMAH; translated from the exons ATGGCAgatagaaaaaataataatgctccAAACACCAGTGCAAATTTACTATTCAGCGCCGCTCCGGAGTTTAACTTCAATTTGCCTTTCATGCCAGTGAGTCAGGCCACTGGTCCGGCGGTGCTGTCAGGAG TAGATGACTCCACTGATGTTGGAGAAGAAGACAGCTTTGTAGGTCAGACGTCTGGGAATGGACATCCCCCATCTACGTTCAGCTACTTCTCCAGTCCCATAACCAGTACTGACCCATTTGCATCCATAGGCCAGTCTCCATGCCCCCCGACAGTGCTGTCTGCAGCCCCGACCACAACAGGACACGTTTCTGTTCCCAGCAGTATCAGCATGGTTCCACCACAACCCCCACCTGCCAGCTCACAAATTAACCCTACTCCTCCGATGTTTGGTAGTGCAGTTTACCAGAGCCCCATGGGGCGTCACACTCCTCCCCCTACCACAATGACCCCACCGCCTCCCCAGATGCAGCCGCAGAGCCACAACCCGTACAGACACACCCCCACCAGCAGCAGAGCTAGTCCTTATATCCCAGCTCCGGAAATCCTGCCACCAACGCACACGCCTCAGCAGAATCCCTACTTGGTCAGCTCACCACCGCAAACGTTCCCCCCATCAGGACCCATGTATACAAAG CCTCCTCCCACACAGATTCAGGGCCCTCCACCTCCACTTCCAGCCACCACAACTGGAGCCGTCGTTCCTGCTGTTCCCATGATGCCGTACAACTACAACGTCTATGAGCCAGTTCAGCCTCACTGGTTCTACTGCAAGCAGGTGGAGTCAAAAAGCGTCTGGCTTCCTTTCAGTATCTTTGACTCCCTTCAGCTTGAGGAGACGTACAACTCTG tTCAACCAGATCCAGAAAGTGTGATCGTACGCACGGACGGAGGGAGGTATGACGTGCAGCTTTATGACCGCATACGGACTGCAGTGTACTGGGAGGAGGAACCTACAGAGGTCCGACGCTGCACCTGGTTCTACAAAGGAGATACAGATAGTCGCTTTATTCCTTACTCTGAGGAGTTCAGCGATAAGCTCGAG GCTGAATATAAGAAAGCTGTGTCTACCAACCAGTGGCACCGCAGGCTGGAGTTCCCCTCAGGGGAAACTATTGTGATGCACAATCCAAAG GTCATAGTGCAATTTCAGCCCTCCTGCGTACCAGATGAGTGGGGCACAACTCAGGACGGGCAGACCAGACCCAGAGTGGTGAAGAGAGGGATCGATGATGACCACGATGAAGTGCCTGATG GTGAGCTCTCAACGGTGGATCATCTTGTGTTCATGGTTCATGGAATTGGCCCCGTGTGTGACTTGAGATTTCGGAGCATGATTGAGTGTG TGGACGACTTCCGTAATGTGtcgctgaagctgctgcagagccATTTTAAGAAATCCCTGGATGAGCACGCTATCAGCAGAGTGGAGTTTTTGCCTGTGCAGTGGCACACGGCTTTACATGGAGATGCCACAGGGGTGGACAG GAGGATAAAGAAGATCACTTTGCCCAGCACCGGGCGTTTACGTCACTTTACCAATGAGACCTTGTTAGATGTGCTTTTCTACAACAGTCCCACTTACTGCCAGACCATCATGGACACTGTTGCTCAAGAGATTAACCGACTCTATGCCCTGTTCATGGAGAGGAACCCGGACTTCAGAGGTGCAGTGTCAGTGGCAGGACACAGCTTAg GTTCTTTGATTCTCTTTGATCTGCTTTCAAATCAGAAGAATGCCTCACCCGGAGGGGCCATGCCAACCATGCCTGCTGCTAACGGAGAGGTCAAACAG GTGACGGCCCCCGTTGCACAGGAAAATAGTGCCGTCACGCCTCCAGCTGTGGAGGAGCAGCCCAGAGAGGATGGGGAGGAGTTTGAGGATCTTGCTGCTATGCTGGAACATCTGGGCCTGTCTGAATACAAGAGTACCTTTGATGAGGAGAAGATTGACATTGAATCTTTT CTTATGTGCACGATTGAGGACCTGAAGGAGATGGGTATCCCACTTGGTCCCAGGAAAAAAATTGCCAAATTTGTCAAAGAAAGAGTGAATAAGCAG GCTGCACGTCAGGCAGCTCAGGAGAACAAAAAAGAGGTCAAAGAGGTCACTCAGACTGCAGCACCTCCACCAGCAGCTGCAACATCAGCAGCTGAAGTTCCCTCTCATCCTACTGTGAAGAAGCTTCCAGTGGGCAGCACCGTCTCCTCTGTCCATGTGGACTACAATTACTTTGAAGTTGGAACGGGGCAG GTGTCTGTCATCTACCACACTCTGGACTTTGAGCCTGTGAATTTCTTTGCCTTGGGTTCTCCAATCGGCATGTTCCTGACTGTACGAGGACTTGAGAAGATCGAAGAGGCATACCAGCTGCCCACATGCAAGGGATTCTTCAATATTTATCATcca CTGGACCCAGTGGCTTACAGGATTGAGCCCATGATAATGCCAGACCTGGACTTGAAGCCTGTTTTGATCCCACATCACAAAGGACGGAAGAGGCTTCATCTTG agctaAAGGAGTCTCTCTCCAGGATGGGCTCTGACCTGAAGCAGGGCTTCATCAGCTCCTTGAGGACTGCCTGGCAGACCCTCAATGACTTTGCTCGTGCTCACACCTCGAACGCCCAACTTCAGGCCCAGCTGGCCATCGTGGCCAATCAGATCgaagaggaagaaaagcaaCAAGTGCACGAGG AGCATAAGATTCCAGACAACCCTGAGCTTCAAAAAGAAGACGACGAGTCTCAGGTGAAGATCGGGATGTTAAACGGAGGGAATCGCATCGACTACGTCCTGCAGGAGAAGCCCATCGAGAGTTTCAACGAGTATTTGTTTGCCCTCCAGAGTCACCTCTGCTACTG GCAATCTGAAGAcacagctctgctcattctcaAAGAGATCTACAAGACCATGGGGATCCATCCAGAACAGATGGCACATTAA
- the csgalnact2 gene encoding chondroitin sulfate N-acetylgalactosaminyltransferase 2 produces the protein MPRRGLPLQGRVRWLFLGLFLLLVLLLFAYLLECTPPADVSLILPGPVGETYGKEYYQALLQEQEERHLNRAASLKRQIAQLKQELQEMSEKLKVLQEKKELPGVPGLADKDQEPGDLLEYLHSQIDKAEVNTGARLPSEYALVPFESFTSSKVYQLEMGLTRHPEEKPVRKDRRDELVEVIEAALDIINNPDEEDGVEDDVPMQRQTYTDGHFTEGLYRTERDKGTLYELFFAKEDSSSFRHVTLFRPFGPLMKVRSTSVETSGMIINIIVPLAGRVETFSQFLQNFREVCIQHDRRVHLTVVYFGQEGLQEVTSSLEKMSREESFSNYTLIPVDEEFSRGRGLDIGAHAWKKGDVLMFFCDVDIHFTLEFLNTCRLHAAPNKKVFYPVVFSLYNPAIVYGNLELAPPVELQLIHKKDAGFWRDFGFGMTCQYRSDFLNIGGFDLEVKGWGVEDVHLYRKYLRSEMIVIRTPVSGLFHLWHEKQCADELTPEQYRMCIQSKAMNEASHSHLGMLVFREEIEAHLRKQAFKTQSKTED, from the exons ATGCCCAGGCGGGggttgccactccagggtcggGTCCGCTGGCTCTTCCTGGGTCTTTTTCTGCTGCTGGTGTTGCTGCTGTTTGCATACCTGCTGGAGTGCACTCCACCAGCAGACGTCAGCCTGATCCTACCGGGCCCTGTAGGAGAGACCTATGGAAAAGAATACTACCAGGCCCTGCTCCAGGAACAGGAGGAGCGCCACCTGAACCGTGCTGCCAGTCTGAAGCGGCAAATTGCCCAGCTTAAGCAGGAATTACAGGAAATGAGCGAGAAGTTGAAAGTTCTCCAAGAGAAAAAAGAGCTTCCAGGAGTTCCGGGTCTGGCCGATAAAGACCAAGAGCCTGGAGATTTGCTGGAGTACTTGCATTCTCAGATCGACAAGGCTGAGGTCAACACTGGAGCTCGCCTACCAAGCGAGTATGCCTTGGTGCCGTTTGAGAGTTTTACTTCTTCCAAGGTGTACCAGCTGGAAATGGGGCTGACGCGGCACCCAGAGGAGAAACCAGTCCGCAAGGACCGCAGGGATGAGCTGGTGGAGGTCATCGAGGCCGCACTAGACATCATCAACAACCCTGACGAGGAGGATGGTGTGGAGGATGATGTGCCAATGCAGAGGCAAACCTACACAGATGGTCACTTTACTGAAG GGCTGTACCGGACAGAGCGAGACAAAGGGACACTTTACGAGCTCTTCTTTGCCAAAGAGGATTCCAGCAGTTTTCGCCACGTCACACTCTTCAGGCCTTTTGGCCCCTTAATGAAAGTCAGGAGCACATCTGTGGAAACATCAGGAATGATTATTAACATCATTGTGCCACTAGCGGGCAGGGTAGAAACTTTCTCACAGTTCTTGCAAAACTTCAG GGAGGTGTGCATACAGCATGACAGAAGGGTACATCTCACGGTGGTTTATTTTGGGCAGGAAGGTCTACAGGAGGTGACGTCATCTCTGGAAAAAATGTCGAG GGAGGAGAGCTTCTCCAACTACACTCTCATCCCAGTGGACGAGGAGTTTTCCCGGGGTCGAGGTTTGGATATCGGAGCTCACGCATGGAAGAAAGGCGACgtcttaatgtttttttgtgacGTGGACATCCATTTTACACTCGAGTTCCTTAACACCTGTCGTCTCCACGCTGCTCCAA ACAAGAAAGTTTTCTATCCTGTCGTGTTCAGTTTGTACAATCCTGCCATTGTCTACGGAAATTTGGAGCTGGCTCCACCTGTTGAACTCCAGCTG ATTCATAAAAAGGATGCTGGATTCTGGAGAGACTTTGGATTTGGAATGACATGCCAGTATCGCTCCGACTTTCTAAATATCG GTGGTTTTGATCTTGAGGTCAAAGGTTGGGGCGTGGAAGACGTCCACTTGTACAGGAAGTATCTGCGGAGTGAGATGATAGTGATCCGCACGCCGGTGTCGGGTCTGTTCCACCTGTGGCACGAGAAGCAGTGCGCGGACGAGCTGACGCCAGAGCAGTATCGCATGTGCATCCAGTCCAAAGCAATGAACGAGGCCTCCCACTCTCACCTGGGGATGCTGGTTTTCCGTGAGGAGATTGAGGCTCACCTACGCAAGCAGGCCTTCAAGACACAGAGCAAAACAGAGGACTGA